A genomic window from Clostridium aceticum includes:
- a CDS encoding monovalent cation/H+ antiporter complex subunit F yields MRMLAFSGATIFLAILTFACLYRAYVGPTPTDRVISINVISTKITTIIALLAILTGEDTFIDVALVYAMIGFIMTVCVSKYVEKGKLF; encoded by the coding sequence ATGAGGATGTTAGCCTTTAGTGGGGCGACTATTTTTCTAGCAATTTTAACGTTTGCTTGTTTATATCGAGCCTATGTAGGGCCTACTCCTACAGATCGAGTTATTTCAATCAATGTAATTTCTACAAAAATAACCACGATCATAGCTTTGTTAGCAATATTGACAGGAGAGGATACCTTCATAGATGTAGCTCTAGTATATGCAATGATAGGATTTATTATGACGGTTTGCGTTTCAAAATATGTAGAAAAAGGAAAATTATTTTAA
- a CDS encoding Na+/H+ antiporter subunit E: MKEKDSWLAKKNVYLFLPLFFFWLILSPKITVESIAVGAVVCLMVVMYSKEIAFSEKEMPLYYLKKLMTFLRFILTLIVEIVKANIDVALIVLNPSLPISPCFVKVPMMLKNDVAKVIYGNAVTLTPGTLTVDVEEDGFVIHALTKEAAEGMTDSILEHYCCLLDDKTTG; the protein is encoded by the coding sequence ATGAAGGAAAAGGATTCATGGTTAGCAAAAAAGAATGTCTATTTGTTTTTACCTTTGTTTTTCTTTTGGTTAATATTATCTCCTAAGATCACTGTAGAATCTATTGCTGTAGGTGCAGTTGTCTGTTTAATGGTGGTAATGTACTCCAAAGAAATTGCCTTTTCAGAGAAGGAAATGCCGCTATATTACCTGAAAAAACTAATGACTTTTTTAAGATTTATACTGACACTTATAGTAGAGATAGTAAAGGCCAATATAGATGTAGCATTAATTGTATTAAATCCATCATTACCCATAAGTCCCTGTTTTGTCAAGGTACCTATGATGCTTAAAAACGATGTAGCTAAAGTAATTTATGGTAATGCAGTAACTTTAACTCCGGGAACATTAACCGTTGATGTTGAAGAAGATGGATTTGTTATACATGCGTTAACAAAGGAAGCTGCTGAAGGAATGACAGATTCAATCTTAGAGCACTATTGTTGCCTACTGGATGATAAGACCACTGGTTAG
- a CDS encoding hydrogenase subunit MbhD domain-containing protein codes for MEVLNIVLIIFLIGCAIAVERTKDLLSAVIIFGAYSLTMAILWLILRAPDIALTEAAIGAGATTILLIATISRTRRSEK; via the coding sequence ATGGAAGTTCTAAATATTGTACTGATTATTTTTCTAATTGGTTGTGCTATTGCAGTAGAAAGAACAAAGGATTTATTATCAGCTGTTATTATCTTTGGTGCCTACAGCTTAACAATGGCTATTTTATGGTTGATCCTTAGAGCACCGGATATCGCCTTAACCGAGGCAGCTATTGGGGCAGGGGCTACAACTATTCTCCTAATCGCTACCATTAGTAGGACAAGGAGGTCAGAAAAATGA
- the mnhG gene encoding monovalent cation/H(+) antiporter subunit G, whose product MELFVDIIMILLIIGGCFFLLVGTLGLIRMPDAFCRMHATTKSDTLGAGLILLALMIHEGLSLTAVKLVIVIGFIWVTSPTAAHIIAKAELKKGKTS is encoded by the coding sequence ATGGAACTATTCGTTGATATAATCATGATATTATTAATAATAGGAGGTTGTTTTTTCCTTCTAGTAGGAACTTTGGGACTCATCAGGATGCCTGACGCCTTCTGTCGTATGCATGCTACAACAAAGAGCGATACCTTAGGAGCAGGTTTGATTTTATTAGCTTTGATGATACATGAGGGTCTTAGTTTGACAGCAGTTAAGTTGGTGATCGTAATTGGTTTTATTTGGGTTACTAGTCCTACAGCAGCTCACATTATTGCCAAGGCTGAGTTGAAAAAGGGAAAAACATCATAG